Genomic DNA from Psychrilyobacter piezotolerans:
AAGTCTATTGATATAAAGACCTGCCATCCCATAATGTTTTGCTATCCCTACAAAAGCCTTGTAACAATCAATAGCAGACATATAAGGGTTTGGTCTGAGTCTTAATTTATCAAATAAATAATGTTTTTTTTCTATAAATACTCCTTTATCGGTTGTTTTTTTCAGCTGTAAACTACATTTAGCTATTGATTCAGATATTATCTTAATGCAACTAAAATAGGTTGATTCTTTCATTTCACCATAGGGAGTAATATCAAAACCTTTTTCAAAACTAAAGTTTTCCTTCCAATCATTGACTGATACTTCTTCTCTTTTTTCTAAACGATCAAATATCACTTTTTATCACCTCGCTTTCTAAATAGAAATAGAAATATGCTTAAACTTATAAAAAATAAGGCTATTGTGTATAATCCTAAATATTTATTAATCCAAAAATTAGTGGCAATTATGATAAAAATTCCAATAAAAAAAAGACTTTCAATTATGAATAATTCATTTAAGATAATCTTTTCTAATATTACTTTTATTTTATTTTTTATTTTTTTAAAAATTATCATCACCTACCAATCTTGACTATCTAATGCTTCGATAGCATCATATTCGTCTTCATTTATGTATAGCTGACTATAACCAAATATGGTTGCAACCGCTAAATCTATTCTTGTTTTATTTTTATTTACTTTTTCTAACATTATATCCCCTGTCATATGTCTTGCTTTTGCTTTGGCATTACTCATACACCAGTCCAAAAGTTTATTCCTTTGATAAATTACTTTTCCACCATAGACATCATTTCTAAATGCTTTTGTAGGGGCTGATAACTCAGTATAGGTCTGTTTGACTACCTCTACCTCATAATCATTGCTTAAATTCTGTAAATTCTGTATGAAGTTGTAAGGATCACTACAAATAAGAAGTATATTACATCCATACTTATCTTCTATTTTTCTTATTTCATTTTCTAATAAATTATAGTCGATATAATTACCTTCTACAATTGTACAATAACCTAACCTTGCCATTTCTCTATAATCTATTTTTTCCATCCTGTTTGGTAAGCTACCTTCAGGTAAAAAAGCATGAGCCTTTAAATAGTATTTATCATCTTCTTTATAGATGATATTCATGGCTGTTAGGTCAGTAGTTAGTGAGCAATCAATAGCCACAACTACATTTTTACCTTCTAACTCTATTTTTTCCACTTCACCTTTTTTCCATAATTTAATATCAAGGTAATTTTCAGAACTACTATTTTGTAAAAAATTATTCATATCTTTAGTGATATATTCATTTCTTACAGTTGGCTTCAAACTAGCTGTTTTCCTGTTTTTTCTTATAATCTCATAGTTTTCCTCAATCCTTAATGGATTTGATTGATACATTCCTATATCATCCCACAGATGTTTTTCTTCTGCATAATATAGCAACGCAAATTGGTTATCATCTTCGATACCACCATTAAAAACCCCTCTGATATAGTCAATATCTGTTTCCATTATAGAAGCAAATATTTCATATGCAGTTGTAGTTCTAAATACCAATGGATTTAAAACGTTTTTTTGTCCACCTTTCATGGCATTGAAGTTACTAGCTTCTTGAAAGTTCCCATGTTCATCAGAAACAAAGGCACAGGGTCGAATTGAGTTGTTTTTTCCACTTTCAGCAGTTCTAGGTTGAAAGAAATTTTTAGTGATCTTACACTCTATTTTTCCTGTAAAAGTTTTACTGATTGAAAAATATTTATTGATGTATGGGCTGGCTTCTAATAGCTGTACCATTCCTTTTCTTAACTCAGATGCTAACTCTTTAGTTAGGCATATACTATAAAATTCAGAATGTTGTTGCTCTGTGAGCATTAGCAGTATAAATATTATTGCTACTAAGTTAGTCTTGGCATTTTTACGACTTATAAAAAGTGTTATATCATTATTTTTAAACTTATAGGGCTTATCTTTATACCTAAATAAAAATACTCCACATAGTAAAAAACATTGAAAATTTACTAGATGTTCAAGTACCTGTTTTCCTGCAACAAAACCAGTTGCATAATTAAAAAGTTTCAGCAGGTTATTTATTTTTTTCAGTTTATTTTCATCAGCATAATATTTAAAATCTTTTTTATGTTGGTTGATTCTATAATCTTCTAAAAATATTTCACACTGTCTTTTTACTTCCCAAGTAGTAACTTCTTCACCACTGATAACATCATCACAATATTTTAATGCTCTATCCAGTAAGATCATCAGTCATCACCTCGTAATGCCTCCAATACAGGGTCATTATCTTCTTGCATTGACTGGTATGCTGCATTAGCTAATTTACTCCTACTCTGTGGACTCAGGCATAATTCATTGCATAATCTAAAGAACTGCCTCATATATGTATCTTGAACTATTCTAGCCTCTTTATTTAAAATATTTTCTTCTAATAGTTCTTCTGCTGATTGGATTCTATCCAGAGCAACTGCACAACTAGATAAGATATAGATATCTAAATTACAGAGTATGTCACTCTCTTTTAATTCAGTTACTATAGTCTTAAATATTTTCTTGGCATTTTTATTTAAATATTTTAGAGGTTTTATTTTATCATTTCTACCCTTTAATTTTTCCTCTGCATCTTTCCTTGCCCTGTATTCTTCTGTACTTATATTGGAACTTAATAAGCCAACACTCTTGGCTGGTCTTCCTCCCATTTTATCACCTCATTTCTGATTTAGCTTTTTAAAACATTTCATTTTCGGGGATTTTTTAAATTAAGACTTAGGTAGCGATGACGAGCCCCTATCCCAATATTTTCAGGGGGTAGGGGGGTTAATGATTTTCTTCAAATCTCTTCATGATACTAAAAAGAAAATCTTGCATCTTTTTTTTAGTCTTTAGACTCTCATTGTAAGCACTATGTACCTCATTATGGTTAGATTCGCTTAAATATAGGAGGTTATCAATATCATATATTCTTTCGGGATCTTCTGTGATCTCTATGATATGGTGCGACAGTGATCCATGAGATATATTCCCATACTTGTATAACTCATATAGATCTAATCCATAGTATCTTAATTTACATTGTTCTCTAGTCTTTCGCCATCTGGTTGAAGAATAAAATTTCTCACTATTTTTATTCCTAATATTTTTATTATAGTATTTCTGTTGTTTTGCCCTTGCTTCCTTCTTCCCATCACAGGAACATTCTTCTCCATATCCATTTTTCTTCCCACAATAATCACATTTAACTTTAATCATTACCGTCTCCTAAAGTCCATATTGTTAATTGCTTTATCTTTTAAATCCTGACTGGTTCCAATATACCTAAGTGTAATAGCAGGGCTTGAGTGGTTATATAACTCCTGTAAAAATACAACATCTTTTGTTTTATTGTAATAGTGATAACCAAATGTTTTCCTAAGAGTATGACAACCTATACTATCTAGTCCTATCTCTAGTGATACTTTCTTTAACACTTGCCATATTCTCTGTCTTGATAGAGGTTTGTTTTGTCCCTCTCTACTCTGAACTAAAAAATTATTACTACTCTTACCAATAATATATTTTTTTAACTCTGTCTTTAAGTACCTATTGATAAATACTTTTTTTAGTTTTTTAGTTTTCTGTTCTTTTAAAACAAAATGACTTCTATTTTTTACATCTGAAACTTTTAACTTTAAGAGATCTGATATTCTCAATCCAGTATAAATACCAAGTAAAAATAAAATATGCTCTCTTTCTCCTATCATTCTCATTTTCTCTTCAAACTCGTTTATTTTTTCATAATCTCTTATTGGATCTACTGCATTCATTTCATCACCTCTTTTCTCCTCCCTTTTCCTCTTTGAGTTTTACATATCTCATAGTCTGTATAACTCGCCACTCTCTTAAATCCATTTATTTTAAAGGGCTATACTTAATCCTAAACACCAGTTTAACATCTGCTTAAAAATGTAAAATTGATAGTTAAAATAAAATATATTCCAGTATAAATTAAAGGAAATAAAAAAAGCCCCTAAGGGCTAGATGCTGGATCGAGTCCAAGCATCAAATATTATTTTATGTGAGGTCTAAATAAGTGTACCTATTTAACCCACTATAATTATAACATATAATTTTAGCCCTTTTACTATCAATTTACTGTCAATTTACTGTCAATTTTATTTGTAGCTTTATATCGCCATATAGACTGACAATAGGTACATATCCTCAAGTATCCTTAGAGCTTGTTTTCTTCTACGGTAAATGGTAGACATTTCTATCTCTGGCATTGCTGTTTTTATTTCCTCAAACTTCTTATTTTGAAAATATCTGAGATCAATAACATTGAATAACTCTTCTCCATTTTTCTCATTCTTTAATTCAAGGACGGTGTTATATATATTATCTGCAATTTCCTCAGCCCTCTTTGCCTTTATAAGTAGTTCTTCTTTCTTGAGGGTTACAAGCTCGATTGCTTCATTCCCTTGTATAAATTTAGCAGAACTCTTTCCAGCTATGATAGGATCATATTTAATCCCTTTCATTGTTTCGGGATCAAGGGAAGCACACCTTTTTAATGCAGTGGCTTGGTTTTTTAATTTAATATATTTTTTTAAGATACTCTCAGTCATAATTCCTCCCTTATTTTTTCAAAAAAAAAGAAGCATAAAAACAGGCTAATATAGCCTATTCTTATGCTTCAGTCTTACTGATGGCATAGTCAAAAGATGTCTCTATGTGTAAGCTGCTCTTTCTCAGTAGCAAATAATTGCTCTTTCCAGTGGCAGGTCTTACAGATCTATCTTTCCAAAATTTCAAATTGTACGAATCTCACAATTTGCATTATTTAATTGTTATAACTTTTATATTTTATTATCTGTGAATGTTTTTGTTCTTATTGGATAACCATCCTTAAGAACTACGGTCATTTCTCCATGTAGATTATTATTCATGTGATTTTTTAATTCTGAAATAACTTTTTCTAATTTTTCATTTTTTTTCTTATCCATAATTTCCTCCAGTGTGATAATTTTCTAATTCTTCAGTCAATTATATTATACACATGGAGTTAGGGAAAAGTTAAGAAGTAAATAAAAAAAGGTAGTGGAAACTACCTTTTTTTATTTACTTGCTACATTTCATCAGCACATGCCCTGCAAAATCCGCCTGTATCTTCTTCATGAGGAAACTTCAGACCACAGCCAGCACAACAAAATCCAGTAGTTGTATCATCCATACATCTCTGACAAATAGGTTCTCCTGAGCTATTCTGATAACCTCCAACTTCTTGTTGACATTCCACACATAACTCAGATTGATCATAGCTATATTCTTCTTGGAAAATCTCAAATTCTACATTTATTGTAGAATTTGAATGATCATATAAATTTTCTTCGTTAAAATTCTCTATTGTTTGTGTAAGTTTAGCTTCTCCTTTGCTCTTCAGAATATAGGATCTATAATCCCCTCTATCAAAACTTTCACCAATACTTTCTATAAAAACAATATCTTCCGAAATTCCTTTAGCAATAATTTCAAATTCAAATAAGTATATAATTTCATTTTCTAAACATTCTTCTATTTTTTTATTTAAAATAATTACTTCGGGATCTTCATCTGAAAAATTAAAATACTCTCCACTATCTCTAAAAAATATTTCATTGTTAACTGAGGCAATTCCACTATAAACGATGTCCTCATGATAAGCATCTATTATTCCGTCTTCTATTATTTTATCTTCTGTTAAACAATTTAAATATTTTTTAGAAGTAAATTCAAGAATTTTTTCTATTGCTTCTGGTTTTCTTATACCATAATTTTGCATAACTGCATCTATAAATGACCTAAAATTTGTACCTATAATATTTTTATTTGCTTTTCTCTTAAATTCTTTTTCCATTTCTTTAGGAAAAACACTTGTGTCGCTAACTTGATTCCATTCTTTAAAATCACTTGTAACAAAAATAATGTCTTTATTTTGTTCTTTTGCTAACTCTATTATTTCAAACCAGATAATTAAATCACTGTATAACGCAATTCCTTCTTTTCCCTTTGTATCCCCATATCCTGGAGCTATTTTATTTTTATACCGATTCTTTCCTTCGGCACATATTTGATATATTTTTTCAATAGGAAAACCATTTAATACTTTTCCTTGTGCCTTCAAAGAATTTATTAATTGAATAACTTTATCATTTTCATTTGAATCTTCTTTGATTGTTTCAATGATTTCATGATCTTCTTGATAATCTTCCAATATTTTTTCCATCTGCTCAATTTTGTCATTTATTTCTTCTATTGTTTTTTCTATATTAGGAAATTCAAAATCTTTTAAAACTTTTAATTTTTTTATAATATTTTCAGAATATTTGTCGTTTATTTTTTCTAGCTCTTTAAAAATAAATGTTGGTTTAAAATCCTTCATAACATCTTTATAATTTTTAAAAAATTCATATTCTACGACCTTAGGAATGGAAACTTTATCTTTAATTTTTTCAATTGCATCTAGAAAAGTGTCTTTAACTATCGGGGAATATCTATATAAATCTAGATATGAACTAGTGTCAATTACAATAATATAATCATTTGTAGAAAGTGTAGTTTTAATTTTTTCAATCATTATTTTTGTTTCCTCCTATTTTTTCACTCGTTTTATATTTATCTTTAATTCCCTTACTATTTACTAGTTGTTCTTTAATTATATTAACCTTTTTTTAAGAAAAATTCAACTTGTAAAAAAAAGAGCCAAAATAATTTTTGACTCTTGATTCCTACAACATTGTATCTAGATATAATTATTTATCATTCTTATTATTATCTTCTAGATTTGTGTTAATTGTTTCGAACCCAATACTTAAATCTTCGAAAGTAATACCATCAGTTCCTAGGTCATAGTTTTCCATAAGAGAGACAGTACTTGATGGAATTGGTTTTGGTGGAATTGGTTTTGGTTTATTCTCTTTATCGCTCATTTCTCCTCCTTCGTATTTAATAAAAATTATTACAATTAACAGAATTAGCCCTGAAATTGTTAGGTTTTTGATGCTTTTATATATATTAGTTACTCTTCTATCATTTTCCTTTGTATTAATATCTCCAATAAATATTGCATTTTTAATATGAAGATTATCAATGTCTTCGTATATATTTATTTTTATTTTATTTTTTTCCCAATCTTTATAATGTTCATGGTCATAGTAGTTTACAGCATTATCTATATCTTTTATATGATTTGATGGCAATGGCAGATACTCATATTTATAGCCAAATAGAGATTTTATTAAATAAAATGCCCCTAATGCGACAAGTAAAATTGAAACAAAAATTAAAATAAAAACTAGAAAAAAAAGTACATTTTTTTTTGAAATTAAAATATGAGAAATCCTATATAAATTATTAAAAACATAACCAAAACCTCCTAAAATTAGAGTAGATAAAGTTATCGGAAGGGTTAGCCTAGTGTATAGATTGTTTCTTCTATTTTCTTCATAATTTAATCTTTTTTCAAGCAATTGAAGCTTATGCTCTCTAATTTTTTTATTCATTTTATCTCCTAAAATATTTTCTTTGAATAATTTTTTTAAACTGTTACTCTACTAATTGCCTTTACAAAGTCAATAACAGTAGAATCTTCCTTCCCAAAACGCATAGAGTTACTAGATCCTTTGCATTTGATTACTACTGAATGAGGTGCAATAATTCCCGAAGTTTTAACAATTGAAATAGAGTCGATATTTTTAATCGGTATAAAGACCATTTCTTCTAATGTCTTATCTGAGAAAGATAAATTTTTATCTTTGAAGATGACTCTTTTATTTGTAAGATATGCTTTATCTATTATTCCAAATGTTTTTTCTATTGTCTCCCCATCTAATAAATATTTCCCTACTTCTTCATAAAGTTTTTTTTCTTCTTTTTTATTTTTTTCCTCTTCTGTTTTAGGTTTTCCAAAAAATGC
This window encodes:
- a CDS encoding terminase TerL endonuclease subunit; translation: MILLDRALKYCDDVISGEEVTTWEVKRQCEIFLEDYRINQHKKDFKYYADENKLKKINNLLKLFNYATGFVAGKQVLEHLVNFQCFLLCGVFLFRYKDKPYKFKNNDITLFISRKNAKTNLVAIIFILLMLTEQQHSEFYSICLTKELASELRKGMVQLLEASPYINKYFSISKTFTGKIECKITKNFFQPRTAESGKNNSIRPCAFVSDEHGNFQEASNFNAMKGGQKNVLNPLVFRTTTAYEIFASIMETDIDYIRGVFNGGIEDDNQFALLYYAEEKHLWDDIGMYQSNPLRIEENYEIIRKNRKTASLKPTVRNEYITKDMNNFLQNSSSENYLDIKLWKKGEVEKIELEGKNVVVAIDCSLTTDLTAMNIIYKEDDKYYLKAHAFLPEGSLPNRMEKIDYREMARLGYCTIVEGNYIDYNLLENEIRKIEDKYGCNILLICSDPYNFIQNLQNLSNDYEVEVVKQTYTELSAPTKAFRNDVYGGKVIYQRNKLLDWCMSNAKAKARHMTGDIMLEKVNKNKTRIDLAVATIFGYSQLYINEDEYDAIEALDSQDW
- a CDS encoding phage terminase small subunit P27 family, which produces MGGRPAKSVGLLSSNISTEEYRARKDAEEKLKGRNDKIKPLKYLNKNAKKIFKTIVTELKESDILCNLDIYILSSCAVALDRIQSAEELLEENILNKEARIVQDTYMRQFFRLCNELCLSPQSRSKLANAAYQSMQEDNDPVLEALRGDD
- a CDS encoding endonuclease, which produces MIKVKCDYCGKKNGYGEECSCDGKKEARAKQQKYYNKNIRNKNSEKFYSSTRWRKTREQCKLRYYGLDLYELYKYGNISHGSLSHHIIEITEDPERIYDIDNLLYLSESNHNEVHSAYNESLKTKKKMQDFLFSIMKRFEENH
- a CDS encoding tyrosine-type recombinase/integrase, whose amino-acid sequence is MNAVDPIRDYEKINEFEEKMRMIGEREHILFLLGIYTGLRISDLLKLKVSDVKNRSHFVLKEQKTKKLKKVFINRYLKTELKKYIIGKSSNNFLVQSREGQNKPLSRQRIWQVLKKVSLEIGLDSIGCHTLRKTFGYHYYNKTKDVVFLQELYNHSSPAITLRYIGTSQDLKDKAINNMDFRRR
- a CDS encoding PIN-like domain-containing protein produces the protein MIEKIKTTLSTNDYIIVIDTSSYLDLYRYSPIVKDTFLDAIEKIKDKVSIPKVVEYEFFKNYKDVMKDFKPTFIFKELEKINDKYSENIIKKLKVLKDFEFPNIEKTIEEINDKIEQMEKILEDYQEDHEIIETIKEDSNENDKVIQLINSLKAQGKVLNGFPIEKIYQICAEGKNRYKNKIAPGYGDTKGKEGIALYSDLIIWFEIIELAKEQNKDIIFVTSDFKEWNQVSDTSVFPKEMEKEFKRKANKNIIGTNFRSFIDAVMQNYGIRKPEAIEKILEFTSKKYLNCLTEDKIIEDGIIDAYHEDIVYSGIASVNNEIFFRDSGEYFNFSDEDPEVIILNKKIEECLENEIIYLFEFEIIAKGISEDIVFIESIGESFDRGDYRSYILKSKGEAKLTQTIENFNEENLYDHSNSTINVEFEIFQEEYSYDQSELCVECQQEVGGYQNSSGEPICQRCMDDTTTGFCCAGCGLKFPHEEDTGGFCRACADEM
- a CDS encoding PH domain-containing protein, whose product is MAFFGKPKTEEEKNKKEEKKLYEEVGKYLLDGETIEKTFGIIDKAYLTNKRVIFKDKNLSFSDKTLEEMVFIPIKNIDSISIVKTSGIIAPHSVVIKCKGSSNSMRFGKEDSTVIDFVKAISRVTV